The following proteins are encoded in a genomic region of Neomicrococcus aestuarii:
- a CDS encoding IclR family transcriptional regulator domain-containing protein, with amino-acid sequence MSWNYDDATSVPDPSSVGTESVGAVSVGAESGVEASLSAANPSDTVYSSGTLQSSSTVQSLARGLDVIRSFDAEHPSMTLTEVAGRTGLSRATARRFLLTLAELGYVRFDGKYFELTSRVLQLGYSYLSSHTLPQIIEPALEQLSGELNESCSASVLDDDDIVYIARVHTRRIMRIGISVGTRLPAFATSMGRVLLAYLPVSERDAAISQLKADPLTPATITTPEALARELDAVREQGFCVVNQELEVGLQSVAVPVFGPEGDVVCALNVSMSVVPGTTSAPRLETIVPALKATADRIGADLRAKK; translated from the coding sequence ATGTCTTGGAATTACGACGACGCCACTTCCGTCCCCGACCCATCTTCCGTTGGTACTGAGTCCGTTGGCGCGGTGTCCGTTGGCGCTGAGTCCGGTGTTGAGGCGTCTTTGAGCGCGGCTAATCCGTCAGACACGGTTTATTCTTCGGGTACGCTGCAGTCTTCGAGCACGGTTCAGTCCTTGGCGCGTGGTCTCGACGTCATCAGGTCCTTTGACGCTGAGCATCCTTCCATGACGTTGACTGAGGTTGCTGGTCGTACGGGGCTTTCCCGAGCCACCGCCCGACGATTCCTGTTGACCCTGGCCGAGCTCGGCTATGTCCGGTTCGACGGCAAGTACTTTGAGCTCACCTCACGCGTCCTTCAGTTGGGGTATTCGTACCTGAGCTCGCACACGCTCCCGCAGATCATTGAGCCCGCGCTTGAACAGCTTTCGGGTGAACTCAACGAGTCGTGTTCCGCGTCAGTGTTGGACGACGATGACATCGTGTACATCGCCCGCGTACACACCCGACGCATCATGCGCATCGGCATTTCCGTAGGCACTCGGTTGCCGGCTTTTGCCACCAGCATGGGTCGAGTTCTCTTGGCGTACTTGCCCGTTTCCGAGCGCGATGCTGCAATCTCTCAGTTGAAGGCTGACCCGCTCACACCAGCCACCATCACCACGCCTGAAGCGCTTGCTCGGGAGCTTGATGCTGTGCGTGAGCAAGGCTTCTGCGTGGTGAATCAGGAACTTGAAGTCGGTCTGCAATCCGTTGCCGTGCCAGTGTTCGGGCCGGAAGGTGATGTGGTGTGCGCCTTGAACGTGTCCATGAGTGTGGTTCCTGGAACCACGTCGGCTCCGCGGCTCGAAACCATTGTTCCGGCGCTCAAAGCCACCGCGGACCGCATCGGCGCAGATCTTCGCGCGAAGAAGTAG